In Paenarthrobacter sp. GOM3, a single window of DNA contains:
- a CDS encoding pyridoxal phosphate-dependent aminotransferase, translated as MPELALHVRDVPVNQIREITEAAWATPGAIVLSIGEPGFALPRHVLDAGIACLDRDETNYTPNAGIPALREAFAARFREQQGVGIGAERVYVVDGAQQGLHFAMSLLLSPGDEILIPNPGYPTFAMTSRLLHAVPVQYPLYPTNDFQPHIEDIEALITPRTRVLVLNSPSNPLGAVISEEATRELVDLAVRHDLWIISDECYEAFTFDVPHVSPARFDSNVPGEARVFTSLTLSKTYGLTGLRIGALICPPGIEQKMNNVMESIVSCVASPSQYAALAALTGPQDYVSQARDHYRNNRDAASAVLEAKGIPFLGAQGAFYLWADVSHVSGGDVRTWVRKFLAESGVSFAPGTAFGSIGEGWIRIALCGGHQDLLDGVNRLPAKV; from the coding sequence ATGCCTGAGCTTGCCTTGCACGTCCGTGACGTCCCCGTGAACCAGATCCGCGAAATCACCGAGGCCGCCTGGGCCACCCCCGGTGCGATCGTCCTGAGCATCGGCGAACCGGGGTTTGCGCTGCCACGGCACGTCCTCGACGCCGGCATTGCCTGCCTGGACCGGGATGAGACCAACTACACACCCAACGCGGGGATACCCGCTCTCCGGGAAGCGTTCGCAGCCCGCTTCCGCGAACAGCAGGGCGTAGGGATCGGTGCTGAACGGGTTTATGTGGTGGACGGCGCCCAACAAGGGCTGCATTTCGCCATGAGCCTTCTCCTCTCCCCCGGCGACGAGATCCTCATTCCGAACCCCGGCTACCCCACGTTTGCCATGACCAGCCGACTGCTTCACGCCGTGCCTGTGCAGTATCCGCTGTATCCCACGAACGACTTCCAGCCGCACATCGAGGACATCGAAGCACTTATCACGCCGCGGACCCGTGTCCTGGTGCTGAATTCTCCGTCCAACCCGTTGGGGGCGGTCATCAGCGAAGAAGCCACCCGGGAATTGGTGGACCTGGCCGTCCGGCACGACCTCTGGATCATCTCGGACGAATGCTACGAAGCCTTCACCTTCGACGTCCCGCACGTCAGCCCGGCGCGCTTCGACAGCAACGTCCCGGGGGAAGCCCGCGTGTTCACCTCGCTGACGCTGTCCAAGACGTACGGACTGACAGGCTTGCGCATCGGGGCTCTGATCTGCCCTCCGGGGATTGAGCAGAAGATGAACAACGTCATGGAATCGATCGTCTCCTGCGTCGCGTCTCCCTCGCAGTACGCTGCGTTGGCCGCATTGACCGGGCCGCAGGACTACGTTTCCCAGGCCCGCGATCATTACCGGAACAACCGCGACGCAGCCTCGGCCGTTCTGGAAGCCAAGGGTATTCCGTTCCTCGGGGCACAAGGCGCGTTCTATCTCTGGGCCGACGTATCGCACGTAAGCGGCGGGGACGTCCGCACGTGGGTGCGCAAGTTCCTGGCGGAATCGGGAGTCTCGTTCGCGCCGGGCACGGCGTTCGGGTCGATCGGCGAGGGCTGGATCAGGATCGCCCTCTGTGGCGGTCACCAGGACCTGCTCGACGGCGTCAATCGCCTTCCAGCGAAGGTTTAG
- the rbfA gene encoding 30S ribosome-binding factor RbfA, whose product MADPARAAKLAQRIKVVVAEALGRRVKDPRVESITVTDARVTNDLQHATIYYTVFGDEVAHTDAAKALEKAKGVLRQEVGRNITVRLTPTLEFVADQIPVNASNLEELLREAKRRDAEVAALAAGAKPAGEADPYKSDSPADIDEDDFDEEDIDLSVDDELDEDANR is encoded by the coding sequence ATGGCTGATCCCGCACGCGCTGCCAAGTTGGCACAGCGGATAAAGGTCGTCGTTGCTGAGGCCCTCGGACGTCGGGTCAAGGATCCGCGCGTCGAGTCCATTACGGTCACCGACGCCCGCGTCACCAACGACCTTCAGCACGCAACCATCTACTACACCGTCTTTGGCGATGAAGTGGCCCACACCGACGCCGCCAAGGCGCTGGAGAAGGCCAAGGGTGTGCTGCGCCAGGAAGTTGGCCGCAACATCACCGTCCGGTTGACCCCGACCTTGGAGTTCGTCGCCGACCAGATTCCGGTTAACGCCTCGAACCTTGAGGAACTGTTGCGCGAGGCCAAGCGTCGCGACGCTGAGGTAGCTGCTTTGGCTGCCGGTGCCAAGCCGGCAGGCGAGGCCGACCCGTACAAGAGCGACTCCCCGGCCGACATCGACGAAGACGACTTCGACGAAGAGGACATCGACCTCTCCGTCGACGACGAACTCGACGAAGACGCCAACCGCTAA
- the infB gene encoding translation initiation factor IF-2, producing the protein MAKVRVHELAKELGITSKDAVTKLQELGEFVRSASSTIEAPVVKKLRDAYPGAGAAKSAAPAAAPAATRPAASRPAAPAPGPAAPKAPAPAPAAPSSATPSSATPAPAAPAPAAPAPAAPAAPAASNPVSAKPGARPAPKAETPAPARQGGQAPRPGGPRPGNNPFATSQGMPRGRGGDGDRPPRPGNNPFAPSQGMPRGERRNDGERPGGPRPAASAGGPRPAAGTGGPRPGAPRPGAPRPGAPRPAGGPGGGNRPTPGMMPNRTERPAPGGAGRPGGAGRPGGGPGRPGGAPGAGTGGGAPAGGGFGKGGRGRGGTQGAFGKGGAGRGKQRKSKRAKRQELEQMSAPSLGGVSVPRGDGETIIRLRRGSSITDFAEKIDANPASLVTVLFHLGEMATATQSLDEDTFGLLGAELGYKLQVVSPEDEERELLDQFDINIQDELDAEGDDVLEARAPVVTVMGHVDHGKTRLLDAIRNSNVVAGEHGGITQHIGAYQISHVHEGNARDITFIDTPGHEAFTAMRARGAKVTDIAILVVAADDGVMPQTVEALNHAQAANVPIVVAVNKIDKEGANPDKVKGQLTEYGLVPEEYGGDTMFVEVSARQNLNIDELIDAVLLTADAALDLRANPDKDARGIAIEANLDKGRGAVATVLVQSGTLAVGDTIVAGTAHGRVRAMFDENGEALDVALPSRPVQVLGLSNVPRAGDTFLVTPDERTARQIAEKREAADRNAALAKRRKRISLEDFDQAVAEGKIDTLNLILKGDVSGAVEALEDALLKIDVGDDDVQLRVIHRGVGAITQNDVNLATVDNAIIIGFNVKPAERVAELADREGVDMRFYSVIYAAIDDIEMALKGMLKPEYEEVQLGTAEVREVFRSSKFGNIAGSIVRTGIIRRNSKARVSRDGKVIGDNLTVETLKRFKDDATEVRTDFECGIGLGSFNDISEGDIIETFEMREKPRV; encoded by the coding sequence GTGGCCAAGGTCCGCGTACATGAGCTCGCCAAAGAGCTCGGTATTACTTCCAAAGATGCAGTGACAAAACTGCAGGAATTGGGCGAATTCGTTCGCTCCGCCTCTTCCACCATTGAGGCCCCCGTCGTGAAGAAGCTTCGCGACGCCTACCCGGGTGCCGGCGCTGCAAAGTCCGCCGCCCCCGCAGCCGCTCCCGCGGCAACCCGTCCCGCAGCATCCCGCCCGGCCGCTCCGGCACCGGGCCCGGCAGCACCGAAGGCTCCGGCCCCGGCGCCTGCTGCTCCGTCGTCGGCAACCCCGTCGTCAGCAACCCCGGCACCGGCCGCTCCGGCTCCCGCGGCACCTGCTCCGGCAGCCCCGGCAGCGCCCGCTGCTTCCAACCCTGTTTCGGCCAAGCCCGGTGCCCGTCCTGCCCCCAAGGCAGAGACTCCGGCTCCGGCACGCCAAGGCGGCCAGGCTCCTCGTCCCGGCGGTCCCCGCCCGGGCAACAACCCGTTTGCTACGTCCCAGGGCATGCCCCGTGGCCGTGGTGGCGATGGAGACCGTCCGCCGCGTCCGGGTAACAACCCGTTTGCTCCGTCGCAGGGCATGCCCCGTGGCGAGCGTCGCAACGACGGCGAACGTCCCGGTGGTCCCCGTCCCGCAGCTAGTGCCGGCGGACCCCGTCCGGCAGCAGGCACTGGCGGTCCCCGTCCGGGCGCCCCGCGTCCGGGTGCACCCCGTCCGGGCGCTCCGCGTCCCGCCGGTGGTCCCGGTGGCGGAAACCGTCCTACTCCGGGCATGATGCCCAACCGCACTGAGCGTCCGGCTCCGGGTGGCGCAGGCCGTCCCGGTGGCGCAGGCCGTCCGGGTGGCGGACCGGGTCGTCCCGGTGGCGCGCCCGGTGCAGGTACCGGTGGCGGAGCTCCCGCCGGCGGTGGCTTCGGCAAGGGTGGCCGCGGTCGCGGTGGTACCCAGGGTGCCTTCGGCAAGGGCGGCGCCGGTCGTGGCAAGCAGCGCAAGTCGAAGCGTGCAAAGCGCCAGGAACTGGAGCAGATGAGTGCTCCGTCGCTGGGTGGCGTATCGGTACCCCGCGGCGATGGCGAGACCATCATCCGCTTGCGTCGTGGCTCGTCCATCACGGACTTTGCCGAGAAGATCGATGCGAACCCCGCGTCGCTGGTAACCGTTCTGTTCCACCTCGGTGAAATGGCCACGGCTACGCAGTCCCTCGACGAAGACACCTTTGGCCTGCTTGGCGCCGAACTTGGCTACAAGCTCCAGGTTGTTTCGCCGGAAGACGAAGAGCGTGAGCTCCTCGACCAGTTCGACATCAACATCCAGGACGAACTGGACGCCGAAGGCGATGACGTCCTTGAGGCCCGCGCACCGGTTGTCACCGTCATGGGTCACGTTGACCACGGTAAGACCCGCTTGCTTGACGCTATCCGCAACTCCAACGTTGTGGCCGGCGAGCATGGTGGAATCACCCAGCACATCGGTGCTTACCAGATCAGCCACGTCCACGAGGGCAACGCCCGCGACATCACCTTCATTGACACCCCCGGTCACGAGGCCTTCACGGCCATGCGTGCACGTGGTGCCAAGGTCACTGACATCGCGATCCTGGTTGTAGCAGCCGACGACGGCGTTATGCCGCAGACGGTGGAAGCACTCAACCACGCACAGGCAGCCAACGTGCCGATCGTTGTCGCAGTGAACAAGATCGACAAGGAAGGCGCCAACCCTGACAAGGTCAAGGGCCAGCTGACCGAGTACGGCCTGGTTCCCGAGGAATACGGTGGCGACACCATGTTCGTTGAGGTCTCTGCCCGCCAGAACCTCAACATCGACGAACTGATCGATGCTGTCCTGTTGACGGCCGATGCTGCACTGGACCTGCGTGCCAACCCGGACAAGGACGCTCGAGGCATTGCCATCGAAGCGAACCTGGACAAGGGCCGCGGTGCTGTTGCTACCGTCCTGGTCCAGTCCGGCACCTTGGCCGTTGGCGACACGATCGTGGCCGGTACGGCCCACGGCCGCGTCCGCGCCATGTTCGACGAGAACGGCGAGGCACTCGATGTCGCACTGCCGTCCCGTCCGGTCCAGGTCCTGGGCCTGTCCAACGTCCCGCGTGCAGGTGACACCTTCCTGGTGACTCCTGACGAGCGTACGGCCCGCCAGATCGCCGAAAAGCGTGAAGCAGCAGACCGCAACGCCGCGCTGGCCAAGCGTCGTAAGCGCATCAGCCTGGAAGACTTCGACCAGGCCGTCGCCGAAGGCAAGATCGACACCCTCAACCTCATCCTCAAGGGTGACGTGTCCGGTGCCGTGGAAGCCCTCGAAGACGCCTTGCTCAAGATCGACGTCGGAGACGACGACGTTCAGCTCCGTGTCATCCACCGCGGTGTGGGTGCCATCACGCAGAACGACGTCAACCTCGCCACGGTGGACAACGCCATCATCATCGGCTTCAACGTCAAGCCTGCTGAGCGCGTTGCGGAACTGGCTGACCGTGAAGGCGTGGATATGCGCTTCTACTCGGTCATCTACGCTGCGATCGACGACATCGAGATGGCCCTCAAGGGCATGCTCAAGCCGGAGTACGAAGAAGTCCAGCTCGGCACCGCCGAGGTCCGCGAAGTCTTCCGTTCCTCCAAGTTCGGCAACATCGCAGGCTCGATCGTCCGCACGGGCATCATCCGCCGTAACTCCAAGGCACGTGTCAGCCGCGACGGCAAGGTCATCGGTGACAACCTCACCGTTGAGACGCTCAAGCGCTTCAAGGATGACGCCACCGAAGTCCGCACCGACTTCGAGTGTGGTATCGGTCTTGGCTCCTTCAACGACATCAGCGAAGGCGACATCATCGAGACCTTCGAGATGCGCGAAAAGCCGCGCGTCTAG
- a CDS encoding nucleoside deaminase: MSAHDAQQRDEYLNRAIRLAVQNVSDGGGPFGAVVVTADGTVHEGVNRVTRDHDPTAHAEVVAIRRAAAELRKFDLTGSVLYASCEPCPLCLSATLWARIGRVYFAADRHGAARAGFDDAVFYEYFAGSRPELLPVEHAQLAAAEDPFEAWKHHTRRTRY; this comes from the coding sequence ATGTCGGCGCACGATGCTCAGCAGCGGGATGAATATTTGAACCGGGCCATTCGGTTGGCGGTGCAAAACGTTTCCGACGGCGGCGGCCCTTTCGGCGCCGTCGTGGTCACCGCGGACGGAACCGTCCATGAGGGGGTCAACCGGGTCACACGCGACCACGATCCCACGGCGCATGCAGAAGTGGTGGCCATTCGTCGAGCGGCTGCCGAGCTGAGGAAGTTCGACCTCACCGGTTCCGTTCTCTACGCAAGCTGTGAGCCTTGTCCGTTGTGCCTGTCGGCGACGCTTTGGGCCAGGATCGGACGCGTCTACTTTGCCGCGGACAGGCACGGCGCGGCGCGGGCCGGCTTCGACGACGCAGTGTTCTATGAGTATTTCGCCGGCAGCAGGCCGGAACTGCTGCCCGTGGAGCACGCCCAGTTGGCAGCGGCGGAGGACCCGTTCGAGGCATGGAAGCACCATACGCGCCGGACTAGGTATTAG